In the genome of Mesoaciditoga lauensis cd-1655R = DSM 25116, the window AATAGCCATAAAAAAGGCCAAAGAGAAAGGTATCGACATTCCAATGTTGAAATAAGAATTACTTGGCGGGCTCAGGCCCGCCAATTTTTATGGTCATTCCTCAAATGAGAAACTATGTGAAGATTACGAAATGTTCAACTCTTCACTATTCATTTTTCACTATTCCTTTAACGATGACGCTTTCCCTTTATCATGAGAACGGGTATTGAAACCGTGTGCCTTACCTTATGGGCCACACTTCCAAAAAGTATATCAATTAACCAATTGTGTCCATGAGTGGCCATTGCTATAAGATCTACGTTCAACTCTTTGGCCTTTTCTGGAATTAAGTGTTCTGGCTCCCCATATTCTATTAGAGAACGGCAGTGGATGCCTGCTTTTTTGAATACATCCATCTTTTTTTTGAGATATTCTTCAGTTTTAGCGGTTTCGAATGCCAATTCATCTCGTGTGTGTAAATGTATGACCCTTATTAAAAAAATCTCAGAGTTATGCATCTTTGCCAATTTCAAGAGATGTTCTATTATCACGTCATCGTTTTCCGTTTCATCAAGTGGTACAAGGATTTTTTCGTACACTTTCACCCTCCCCTAAAGGTTTGTTTTATAAGAAATATATTCAAACCTATTACCACAATTGCTATCACGATGGATACGACAAGCTGCAATTTGTTGAGTTTGAACTTTCCCATGATTTTCGGACTTGCCGATAACAATATGAGTGGAATTATCGTAAATGGGAGCTGGATGCTCAAAATAACTTGGCTGAATATCAACAAGTTGTAAAAACTCTTGCTAAACAAGATTATGAAAAATGCGGGTATGGACGTTGCAATAAGCGAAATTCGGTAAAATGTGCTTTTCGGATCCTCATTTTTTCCAAAGTAACCGGTTATAACGTTTGCTTCTGCCA includes:
- a CDS encoding universal stress protein, translated to MYEKILVPLDETENDDVIIEHLLKLAKMHNSEIFLIRVIHLHTRDELAFETAKTEEYLKKKMDVFKKAGIHCRSLIEYGEPEHLIPEKAKELNVDLIAMATHGHNWLIDILFGSVAHKVRHTVSIPVLMIKGKRHR